A region from the Dermacentor andersoni chromosome 11, qqDerAnde1_hic_scaffold, whole genome shotgun sequence genome encodes:
- the LOC126539386 gene encoding beta-galactosidase-1-like protein, giving the protein MSPFRMLLSLLFGLLSECPWLHVRNTSIGTNRRMESRFWAVACLLWLTCCLVLPSIRGRSLVVDHANKRFLRDGKPFQFVAGAMHYFRIPRAYWKDRLRKARMAGLNAVDFYVEWSSHEPEPLEYNFEGMYDIVAFLNEVKNEDLLAVLRPGPYICAERDNGGFPYWLLRKHPKMMYRSLDVNYINLTDRWYNKLLPMLVPHLYKNGGPIFAVQVENEFGHYKHCDVNYMDHVLSALERHFGHDVIYFRNDFPDEYYYTCDKVRDILVAGNFDYTQDPKKMFAVMDWAQVRPCPWFVAEYYTGWMDHWTFDRSNKSSLELVDKFKNLLKMGASVTIYMFHGGTSFGFKSSISMDTPVVTSYDYGAPVAEDGSLRPMYYKFREVIKEFLPLPNGEPPGPSKKLNFGAVKLNHYMGMNDVLNHFSQKNWLNRKQSKFPLTFEEVGQDYGFVLYTANVNVNVQGKGRLRLHGLRDRAHVFVQNSKHIFYSFQPVSGGPKTEGDIPVNKGDKLVILVENMGRDQVGNRNHDRKGLKNVTLNDNHVTDWTMEVVPLTRNQDVTELLRIVRKEGDGKLPGFFAGSFTLSDKQEPLDTFLDPTGWGRGVAYVNGINLGRYWPMAGPQVRLYLPAPFLMKHPQENRLMLFEVDRVPNNRSVKLADQPLLDAEGNLPTP; this is encoded by the exons ATGAGCCCTTTTAGAATGCTCCTGAGTCTTCTGTTTGGGCTCCTTTCTGAATGTCCATGGCTGCACGTGAGAAACACGTCGATAGGAACGAATCGGCGCATGGAGTCTCGGTTCTGGGCAGTAGCATGTCTCCTCTGGTTGACTTGCTGTCTGGTGCTGCCCTCTATCCGTGGACGATCGCTCGTCGTTGACCACGCGAACAAGCGGTTCCTGAGGGATGGCAAGCCCTTCCAGTTCGTGGCCGGGGCCATGCACTACTTCCGCATCCCTCGCGCCTACTGGAAGGACAGACTACGCAAGGCGCGAATGGCGGGTCTGAACGCCGTCGACTTTTACGTCGAATGGAGCAGTCACGAACCGGAACCGCTCGAGTACAACTTCGAAGGCATGTACGACATCGTGGCGTTCCTCAACGAAGTCAAGAACGAGGACCTGCTTGCTGTTCTGAGGCCAGGGCCTTACATATGCGCCGAAAGAGACAACGGTGGCTTTCCCTACTGGCTGCTGAGAAAGCACCCAAAGATGATGTACCGAAGCTTGGATGTCAACTATATCAACCTCACGGACAGATGGTACAACAAGCTCCTGCCCATGCTGGTGCCGCACTTGTACAAGAACGGTGGTCCTATCTTCGCCGTCCAGGTGGAAAACGAGTTTGGACACTACAAGCACTGCGACGTGAACTACATGGACCACGTGTTGTCTGCTCTGGAGAGGCACTTCGGACATGATGTCATCTACTTTCGTAACGACTTTCCTGATGAGTATTACTACACGTGCGACAAGGTTCGCGATATTCTGGTGGCCGGGAACTTCGACTACACTCAGGATCCCAAGAAGATGTTCGCGGTCATGgactgggcacaggttcgcccctGTCCGTGGTTCGTTGCGGAGTACTACACGGGTTGGATGGACCACTGGACTTTCGATCGCTCCAACAAGAGCAGCCTCGAGCTGGTCGACAAATTTAAAAACCTTCTGAAGATGGGGGCGTCCGTCACCATCTACATGTTTCACGGAGGCACCAGTTTCGGATTCAAATCCTCCATCAGCATGGACACCCCCGTTGTGACGAGCTACGACTACGGCGCTCCGGTGGCCGAGGACGGCTCGTTGAGGCCCATGTACTACAAGTTTAGGGAGGTCATCAAGGAGTTTCTGCCGCTTCCTAACGGTGAACCTCCCGGCCCATCGAAGAAACTCAACTTCGGGGCCGTGAAGTTGAACCATTACATGGGCATGAACGACGTGCTGAACCACTTTAGCCAGAAAAACTGGCTGAACCGCAAGCAGTCCAAGTTTCCGCTCACATTCGAAGAGGTCGGACAGGACTACGGATTCGTCCTGTACACGGCGAATGTGAACGTGAACGTTCAGGGAAAAGGACGACTGCGGTTGCACGGCCTCCGTGACCGAGCGCATGTGTTCGTGCAGAACTCGAAgcacatattttacagctttcaGCCGGTCTCCGGTGGCCCGAAGACTGAGGGTGACATCCCGGTGAATAAGGGTGACAAGCTTGTGATTCTGGTGGAGAACATGGGAAGAGATCAAGTTGGCAACCGGAACCATGATCGCAAG GGCTTGAAGAACGTTACGCTCAACGACAACCACGTAACGGACTGGACCATGGAGGTGGTTCCACTCACTAGAAACCAGGACGTGACTGAGCTTCTGCGCATCGTCCGCAAGGAGGGCGATGGCAAGCTGCCAGGCTTCTTCGCGGGAAGCTTCACCCTTTCCGACAAGCAGGAGCCCCTGGACACCTTTCTGGACCCTACGGGTTGGGGCAGAGGTGTCGCTTACGTGAACGGCATCAACCTGGGCCGTTACTGGCCCATGGCCGGTCCCCAAGTGCGACTGTACCTTCCAGCTCCGTTCCTGATGAAACATCCGCAGGAGAATAGGCTGATGCTGTTCGAAGTGGACCGCGTGCCGAATAACAGGAGTGTGAAGCTCGCCGATCAGCCTTTGCTCGACGCGGAGGGAAATTTGCCTACGCCATGA